One part of the bacterium genome encodes these proteins:
- a CDS encoding transglycosylase SLT domain-containing protein, with the protein MDESIQPRALFGQAPRVYDGAMPSAWFNPCGVPYRLWEDGRIEVEGQGFPSWDIASARAQKMATNVWGRWGAAIQNAAEINGIPPSWLVGIMQIESGGNPTVCSDAGACGLMQFIPMTCRMYGHEPQFYNEHPEQQIIDAGNLIVKMTKNFGGSVLAAVKAYNGCGKPAETCACNDTGMADGPGILGMYGQHDYVANFVRAANTFVALGLSAPRQAGASGAMQVAVIFFVLGAVGYMLADIHWGLTNS; encoded by the coding sequence ATGGACGAGAGCATACAGCCTCGGGCGCTTTTCGGACAAGCGCCCCGCGTGTATGATGGGGCCATGCCGAGCGCGTGGTTCAATCCCTGTGGCGTCCCCTACCGGCTGTGGGAGGACGGGCGGATCGAGGTCGAAGGCCAGGGGTTCCCCTCCTGGGACATCGCAAGCGCGCGCGCTCAGAAGATGGCCACAAACGTCTGGGGCCGCTGGGGCGCGGCCATCCAGAACGCTGCCGAGATCAACGGCATCCCGCCGTCCTGGCTTGTGGGCATCATGCAGATCGAATCGGGCGGCAACCCCACGGTGTGCAGCGACGCTGGCGCGTGCGGCCTGATGCAGTTCATCCCGATGACGTGCCGGATGTACGGTCACGAGCCGCAGTTCTACAACGAGCACCCGGAGCAGCAGATCATCGACGCGGGCAACCTCATCGTGAAGATGACGAAGAACTTCGGTGGCTCGGTACTCGCGGCGGTGAAGGCGTACAACGGTTGCGGGAAGCCCGCAGAGACGTGCGCCTGCAACGACACCGGCATGGCTGATGGCCCTGGCATCCTGGGCATGTACGGCCAGCACGACTACGTGGCGAACTTCGTGCGCGCCGCCAACACCTTCGTCGCCCTCGGCTTGTCCGCGCCTCGGCAGGCTGGGGCGAGCGGGGCGATGCAGGTCGCGGTCATCTTCTTCGTGCTCGGGGCCGTGGGGTACATGCTCGCCGACATCCACTGGGGGTTGACGAATAGCTAA
- a CDS encoding SGNH/GDSL hydrolase family protein, translating into MKDSTPLILGGLLLVAGIGIAKSLSARCVPNIKAGSRVFLVGDSLAVGLGPYVKKLCTSVGADFDAASQISTTTGFWVGNAEFKAQIAAFQPTIVLVSLGTNDTAGNTQAPQLSANIAAMIDIIRATGAIVYWILPPTLPFADRFSALVRQTGVPVFESSRFAIPRGPDNLHPTGLGYASWAGVIWQTATCSKEPPAVSLSGLGRLRFLPLNGVRPRASGVMSRVAPARPVRRRKPTITFRRT; encoded by the coding sequence ATGAAAGATTCGACGCCCCTCATCCTGGGAGGCCTGCTGCTCGTTGCGGGCATCGGCATCGCCAAGAGTCTAAGCGCCCGGTGCGTTCCGAACATCAAGGCGGGCTCGCGCGTCTTTCTGGTCGGCGACAGCCTTGCCGTGGGGCTCGGCCCCTACGTGAAGAAGCTCTGCACCAGCGTCGGAGCAGACTTCGATGCGGCGTCCCAGATCAGCACGACGACCGGCTTCTGGGTGGGCAACGCGGAGTTCAAAGCGCAGATCGCAGCGTTTCAGCCGACCATCGTCCTGGTCTCGCTGGGCACGAACGACACGGCGGGAAACACCCAGGCCCCGCAGCTCTCCGCCAACATCGCCGCCATGATCGACATCATCCGGGCGACCGGAGCGATCGTCTACTGGATCCTTCCCCCGACGCTGCCCTTCGCAGACAGGTTCTCGGCGCTCGTGAGGCAGACCGGGGTGCCGGTGTTCGAGTCGAGCAGGTTCGCCATCCCGCGGGGGCCCGACAACCTGCACCCCACCGGGCTGGGCTACGCATCGTGGGCGGGCGTCATTTGGCAGACCGCAACGTGCAGCAAGGAGCCACCCGCAGTCTCCCTGTCCGGGCTCGGCAGGCTGCGCTTCCTGCCCCTCAACGGTGTGAGGCCGCGGGCGAGCGGCGTGATGAGCCGTGTTGCCCCTGCGCGCCCAGTCAGACGGCGCAAGCCGACCATCACGTTCAGACGGACTTGA